The Methylacidimicrobium sp. B4 genome contains a region encoding:
- a CDS encoding response regulator, with protein sequence MATSPEHPPRLVVIDDEPQIRRLLRLALESHGYEAVEAASGQEGVLAVAQSRPEAVVLDLLLPDCSGVEVIRRIREWSEVPILVLSALGQEREKVSALDAGADDYLTKPFGVEELLARIRVMLRRALRPAESPHFSSGGLEIDLSARRVWAKGEELHLTATEYALLRLFVRHAGKVLTHRQILQEVWGPKAVEQIHYLRVYIGRLRDKIEADPARPLLLLTESGVGYRLALLD encoded by the coding sequence ATGGCAACCTCACCGGAGCATCCGCCCCGGCTCGTCGTGATCGACGACGAACCGCAAATCCGGCGCCTGCTCCGTCTGGCGCTGGAAAGCCACGGCTACGAGGCCGTGGAGGCGGCGAGCGGCCAGGAGGGCGTTTTGGCGGTCGCGCAAAGCCGACCGGAAGCGGTCGTGCTCGATCTTCTGCTGCCCGATTGCAGCGGCGTGGAAGTGATCCGGCGCATCCGGGAGTGGAGCGAGGTCCCGATCCTGGTGCTCTCCGCTCTCGGGCAGGAGAGGGAAAAGGTGAGCGCCCTCGATGCGGGCGCGGACGACTATCTGACCAAGCCGTTCGGGGTCGAGGAGCTGCTCGCCCGGATCCGGGTCATGCTGCGCCGGGCGCTCCGCCCCGCCGAGAGCCCCCATTTTTCGAGTGGCGGCCTGGAGATCGACCTGAGCGCCCGCCGCGTCTGGGCAAAAGGGGAGGAGCTCCATCTGACCGCAACGGAGTATGCTCTCCTCCGCCTTTTCGTCCGTCATGCGGGCAAGGTGCTCACCCACCGCCAGATTCTTCAAGAGGTCTGGGGTCCCAAGGCGGTCGAGCAGATCCACTACCTGCGGGTCTACATTGGCCGCCTGCGCGACAAGATCGAGGCCGATCCCGCTCGCCCGCTCCTTCTCCTGACCGAGTCGGGCGTCGGGTATCGCCTCGCGCTGCTCGACTAG
- a CDS encoding sensor histidine kinase KdpD produces MPAQSDERPNPDSLLAVVAKEEAEKRRGNLKIFLGMCPGVGKTFAMLQAARVEQSNGRDVVIGYVETHGRKETEALVEGLPKIPRRVVEYRGLRLEEMDLDALLERRPHLAVVDELAHSNAPGSRHPKRYQDVEELLEAGIDVFTTLNVQHIESRTDTVQQITGAPVQETVPDQFVDLAEIEVIDLSAEDLLKRLSEGKVYIPDRARAAALHFFREGNLRALREIVLRLAAEKAGKDVHEYMQLMHILGPWKTGHRLMVAVSASPFSEPLIRWTRRLADSLGSPWVAAYIEPTRPLSAAEEARLGNHLELVRRLGGEVATATDDDLVRGLVRVARQHNVTQIVFGKPGGSGFLDWFRSRSLLHRLARESGEIDLHIVRVDEEAKPARAPRQWHGVESPGSSYGIAAAVVAGLSLLNLALHHWLGSRSIGLIYLLAIVFLALFVGRGPVLFAAFLSAVLWDFFFLSPRFTLGVFELENGIMVSTYLVVALVLGQFIARNRAQEKAERRREQRVTALYLLTQELSSATTMDDIVSRVVQHIGRTFHAEVAFFLANPMEKILYSVPHWASTFRVSEREVAVAAWAFENVRPSGRFTDNLPLSQGHYVPLVSSGKAVGVLGVRLLEESTLTFDQKTLLQACANQIALVVDRQNLCEVAEHSRLAAESERLSQTLLNSISHEMRTPLAVITAAVSSLPEESRKKLGTEAIYLEEIASASNRMNRLVENLLDMARLSSGHFKLKREWCDVKDLVDAALRDTEKDLKGRELQLNVPSELPLVRIDFPLVQQALTNLLLNAAMHTPAGTPVELTVETDADREWMVVRVADRGPGLGPDGGGHLFDKFYRGSGAPPGGTGLGLSIVKGVVEAHGGKIEAANRPGGGAVFSLSLPLERVPEAAVSLRA; encoded by the coding sequence ATGCCCGCGCAGTCAGATGAGCGTCCGAATCCTGATTCGCTGCTGGCTGTCGTTGCGAAGGAGGAGGCGGAGAAGCGCCGAGGAAATCTCAAGATCTTTCTGGGCATGTGTCCGGGGGTTGGGAAGACCTTCGCCATGCTCCAGGCCGCTCGGGTGGAGCAGAGCAACGGCCGGGACGTCGTGATCGGATACGTCGAGACCCACGGGCGGAAGGAGACGGAGGCCCTTGTCGAAGGGCTGCCGAAGATTCCCCGGCGCGTGGTGGAGTACCGAGGGCTCCGGCTCGAGGAGATGGATCTCGACGCCTTGCTGGAACGGCGGCCGCATCTGGCTGTCGTCGATGAGCTGGCGCACAGCAACGCCCCGGGCAGCCGACATCCGAAGCGCTATCAGGATGTGGAAGAGCTGCTCGAGGCGGGCATCGACGTCTTCACGACCCTCAACGTACAGCACATTGAGAGCCGAACGGACACCGTCCAGCAGATCACCGGAGCGCCCGTCCAGGAGACCGTCCCGGATCAGTTCGTCGATTTGGCCGAGATCGAGGTGATCGATCTCTCGGCTGAGGATCTGCTCAAGCGGCTCTCCGAGGGGAAGGTCTACATTCCCGACCGGGCCCGGGCCGCAGCACTCCACTTTTTCCGGGAGGGGAACCTGCGGGCCCTGCGGGAGATCGTCCTGCGGCTGGCGGCGGAAAAGGCGGGCAAGGACGTGCACGAGTACATGCAGCTCATGCACATCCTGGGACCATGGAAGACCGGTCATCGGCTGATGGTCGCGGTGAGCGCGAGCCCCTTCTCGGAGCCGCTCATCCGGTGGACCCGTCGATTGGCCGATAGCTTGGGCAGCCCCTGGGTCGCCGCCTACATCGAGCCGACGCGTCCTCTCTCCGCTGCGGAGGAAGCCCGCCTGGGCAATCACCTCGAACTGGTTCGCCGGCTGGGAGGAGAGGTCGCCACGGCGACCGACGACGACCTCGTGCGAGGGCTCGTTCGCGTCGCCCGGCAGCACAATGTGACCCAGATCGTCTTCGGCAAGCCGGGAGGCAGCGGATTTCTCGACTGGTTCCGGAGCCGGTCGCTGCTCCACCGTCTGGCTCGAGAGAGCGGGGAGATCGATCTGCATATCGTGCGAGTGGACGAAGAGGCGAAACCGGCACGCGCCCCGCGCCAGTGGCACGGGGTGGAATCTCCGGGTTCTTCCTATGGGATCGCGGCCGCTGTCGTCGCGGGCTTGAGCTTACTCAATCTCGCCCTCCATCACTGGCTGGGCAGCCGGTCGATCGGCCTGATCTACTTGCTTGCGATCGTCTTTCTGGCCCTCTTCGTCGGAAGGGGACCGGTTCTCTTTGCCGCCTTCCTGAGCGCGGTGCTCTGGGATTTCTTCTTTCTCTCTCCGCGCTTCACCCTGGGCGTATTCGAGCTCGAGAACGGGATCATGGTGAGCACCTATCTCGTGGTCGCCCTGGTCTTGGGGCAGTTCATCGCCCGGAATCGCGCGCAGGAGAAGGCAGAGCGGAGGCGCGAGCAGAGGGTGACGGCACTCTACCTCCTGACTCAAGAGCTCTCTTCCGCCACGACCATGGACGACATCGTCTCGCGCGTCGTGCAACACATCGGAAGGACCTTTCACGCGGAGGTCGCCTTCTTTTTGGCCAATCCGATGGAGAAGATCCTCTACTCGGTGCCGCACTGGGCAAGCACCTTTCGAGTGAGCGAGCGCGAGGTGGCCGTCGCCGCGTGGGCGTTCGAGAACGTGCGGCCCTCGGGGCGTTTCACCGACAATCTTCCCCTTTCCCAGGGGCATTACGTGCCGCTCGTCAGCTCGGGAAAGGCGGTCGGAGTGCTCGGGGTGCGGCTTCTGGAGGAAAGCACCCTGACCTTCGATCAAAAGACACTCCTGCAGGCCTGCGCCAATCAGATTGCGCTCGTGGTCGATCGACAGAATCTCTGCGAGGTGGCCGAGCACTCCCGGCTGGCCGCCGAGTCCGAGCGCCTGAGTCAGACCTTGCTCAATTCGATCTCCCACGAGATGCGCACCCCTCTGGCCGTGATTACGGCAGCCGTCTCGAGCCTTCCAGAAGAGTCACGGAAAAAGCTGGGAACCGAGGCAATCTACCTGGAGGAGATCGCTTCCGCCTCGAACCGGATGAACCGGCTCGTCGAAAATCTGCTCGATATGGCTCGGCTCAGCTCTGGCCATTTCAAGCTGAAAAGGGAGTGGTGTGATGTGAAAGATCTGGTGGACGCCGCTCTCCGCGACACCGAGAAGGATTTGAAAGGGCGTGAGCTCCAGCTCAACGTCCCGAGCGAGCTCCCCCTGGTGCGCATCGACTTCCCCCTGGTGCAGCAGGCGCTTACCAATCTTCTGCTCAATGCCGCCATGCACACCCCCGCTGGCACTCCCGTCGAGCTGACGGTCGAGACGGACGCGGATCGGGAGTGGATGGTGGTTCGGGTTGCCGATCGGGGGCCGGGGCTGGGACCGGATGGCGGAGGCCACCTCTTTGACAAGTTCTATCGCGGGAGCGGGGCTCCTCCGGGAGGAACCGGGCTCGGGCTCTCGATCGTAAAAGGAGTGGTCGAGGCGCATGGGGGCAAGATCGAAGCGGCGAATCGGCCGGGAGGGGGGGCGGTCTTTTCCCTTTCTCTTCCCTTGGAAAGGGTTCCAGAAGCCGCCGTCTCTCTCAGGGCATGA
- a CDS encoding 50S ribosomal protein L25, translated as MARTVSLKAQQRSAVGRHRVRRLRAEGKIPAVLYGRKGHVALEISALELVEAFHGRGTEKVLIDLQVEGGEGSQQKLAFLQAIQEHPLTDRILHVDLHELSAEEKIHTEVEVHPVGDPVGVRTGGGLLQAPIRHLRISCLPHDLPESISVDVEALGVGETIHVGDVAPPAGVEFLNPKEQVLFTVTAPQAEEAPTVQEAKEPELVRERKEAEEEKEGS; from the coding sequence ATGGCGCGTACAGTATCGCTCAAGGCTCAACAGCGCTCGGCTGTCGGAAGGCACCGGGTGCGACGGCTGCGGGCGGAAGGAAAGATCCCGGCGGTCCTCTACGGGAGAAAAGGCCACGTGGCGCTGGAAATCAGCGCCCTGGAGCTCGTCGAGGCCTTTCACGGGAGGGGGACGGAAAAGGTCCTGATCGACCTGCAAGTCGAGGGAGGCGAAGGTTCGCAGCAGAAGCTCGCGTTCTTGCAAGCCATTCAGGAGCATCCGCTGACCGACCGGATCCTCCATGTCGATCTTCACGAGCTCTCCGCCGAGGAGAAGATCCACACCGAGGTCGAAGTGCACCCGGTCGGGGATCCGGTCGGCGTCCGGACGGGCGGAGGGCTGCTGCAGGCGCCGATCCGCCATTTGCGCATCAGCTGCCTGCCCCACGATCTTCCCGAGTCGATCTCGGTCGACGTCGAAGCGCTCGGCGTGGGTGAGACGATCCATGTGGGAGACGTCGCTCCTCCGGCCGGAGTCGAATTCCTCAACCCGAAGGAACAGGTCCTCTTCACGGTCACCGCTCCGCAAGCCGAAGAGGCTCCGACAGTGCAGGAAGCAAAGGAGCCCGAGCTGGTGCGGGAGCGGAAGGAAGCCGAGGAAGAGAAGGAAGGATCCTAG
- the pth gene encoding aminoacyl-tRNA hydrolase — protein sequence MFSLIFGLGNPGPEYVGTRHNVGLMVLEAIARRWKLSWRPERWGPAFVAHGKRELLISPLRYMNESGVVVRNFLQRLGKKPEEIFVVVDDITLPLGKLRLRPGGSSGGHRGLLSVASSLGTEGFGRLRCGIGPLPPGIDLADFVLARFRDEELSGLEAMVEQAVDAFECCQEYGIEVAMSRFNA from the coding sequence GTGTTTTCTCTGATTTTCGGATTGGGCAACCCTGGACCGGAGTATGTCGGCACACGGCACAACGTCGGCCTCATGGTGCTCGAGGCGATCGCCCGACGCTGGAAGCTTTCCTGGCGTCCCGAACGCTGGGGACCGGCCTTCGTCGCCCATGGCAAGCGGGAGCTTTTGATCTCTCCCCTCCGGTATATGAACGAAAGTGGGGTAGTCGTGCGTAACTTCCTACAAAGGCTAGGGAAGAAGCCCGAGGAGATCTTCGTGGTCGTTGACGACATCACCCTCCCGCTCGGCAAGCTACGCCTGCGCCCCGGCGGCTCATCCGGCGGGCATCGTGGCCTGCTCTCGGTGGCGTCTTCCCTCGGGACAGAGGGCTTCGGGAGGCTACGTTGCGGCATCGGCCCCCTGCCCCCCGGCATCGACCTGGCGGATTTTGTGCTCGCCCGCTTCCGGGACGAGGAGCTCTCCGGGCTCGAAGCGATGGTCGAGCAGGCCGTTGATGCATTTGAGTGTTGTCAGGAGTACGGCATTGAGGTAGCGATGAGCCGGTTCAACGCGTAA
- a CDS encoding 30S ribosomal protein S6 has translation MKAIYDGLYILNVQGKDENVKEAIEALESTLRSEEGELLGCQKMDRRRFERVAQRIESGYYVNLIFSLEPSRIDALAEAQKSHPFLLRQFYLRRKQAPETAASAA, from the coding sequence ATGAAAGCGATTTACGACGGATTGTATATCTTGAATGTGCAAGGGAAGGACGAAAACGTGAAGGAAGCGATCGAAGCCCTCGAATCAACGCTTCGTTCCGAGGAAGGCGAGCTGCTTGGCTGCCAGAAGATGGACCGGCGGCGCTTCGAGCGCGTCGCCCAGCGGATCGAGTCCGGCTATTACGTCAACCTGATCTTCTCGCTCGAGCCGAGCCGCATCGACGCCCTTGCCGAGGCACAAAAGAGTCACCCCTTCCTGCTTCGTCAATTCTACCTTCGGAGGAAGCAGGCTCCCGAGACAGCCGCTTCGGCGGCCTAG
- a CDS encoding single-stranded DNA-binding protein, with translation MADLNRVFLIGNLTRDPEVRYTPKGTAVGDLSLAVNTAIRGQDGQVKEETCFVDVVAWGRQAETAKEYLQRGSPVFVEGRLQFDQWETKEGEKRNRIRVRAERVQFLGRGKSTGNHPSGEEPGRPREAGEAARPSEESAGEPDDVPF, from the coding sequence ATGGCCGACCTCAATCGCGTCTTTCTGATCGGGAATCTGACCCGGGATCCAGAGGTGCGCTACACCCCCAAGGGTACCGCCGTCGGAGATCTATCCCTGGCGGTCAACACAGCGATTCGTGGCCAGGATGGACAGGTAAAGGAGGAGACCTGCTTCGTCGACGTCGTCGCCTGGGGACGCCAGGCGGAGACGGCCAAGGAGTACCTGCAGCGTGGCTCGCCAGTCTTCGTCGAGGGCCGGCTCCAGTTCGACCAGTGGGAAACCAAGGAAGGGGAGAAGCGAAACCGCATCCGGGTCCGCGCCGAGCGGGTTCAATTTCTCGGACGCGGCAAGTCCACCGGGAACCACCCTTCCGGAGAAGAGCCGGGACGTCCCCGCGAGGCGGGAGAAGCAGCCCGGCCATCCGAAGAGAGCGCTGGCGAACCGGACGACGTCCCTTTTTGA
- the rplI gene encoding 50S ribosomal protein L9 — MLVEVLLHTRINGLGAEGDLVKVKSGYARNFLLPKHMATIATMATKHHIELLRKRRAEREAAEFQAAQELASRLQKLKLLFTLASGTEEQEKVFGAVTAQNVADRLKEEGIEIDRKKIRMERPLKELRVYNLSVDLHPDVTAQLHVELVPPTDKAKGKETKTKAETRKKPATKKTKSSPASEEEERASSASE, encoded by the coding sequence ATGCTGGTAGAAGTGCTTCTGCACACGAGAATCAACGGCCTGGGAGCGGAAGGCGACCTGGTCAAGGTCAAAAGCGGTTATGCGCGCAATTTTTTGCTGCCCAAGCATATGGCAACCATCGCGACCATGGCGACCAAGCACCACATTGAGCTCTTGCGCAAGCGGCGGGCCGAGAGAGAAGCGGCCGAGTTCCAGGCGGCTCAGGAGCTGGCATCCCGCCTGCAAAAGCTCAAGCTGCTCTTTACCCTGGCCTCAGGCACGGAGGAGCAAGAGAAGGTCTTCGGTGCGGTCACCGCTCAGAATGTCGCCGATCGCCTAAAGGAAGAGGGGATCGAAATTGACCGGAAAAAGATCCGCATGGAGCGCCCGCTGAAGGAGTTGCGGGTCTACAACCTTTCGGTCGATCTCCATCCGGATGTCACCGCGCAGCTCCATGTGGAGCTAGTGCCTCCGACGGACAAAGCCAAGGGAAAGGAGACGAAGACCAAGGCCGAGACGCGCAAGAAGCCGGCGACGAAGAAGACCAAGTCTTCGCCCGCTTCGGAGGAGGAAGAGCGCGCTTCCTCCGCCTCTGAGTAA